The Pseudomonas viciae genomic interval AGAAGTCGTTTCAGGGCGGTCGTGCGGAACTGGATGCCCAGGGCTATCGCGTCGAATCGTTGGCTCGGGTGCAGTCGCTGGCGGGTGGCGTCGTGACCTTTATCGACTGACCCTGTGGGAGCGGGCTTGCTCGCGAATGCGGTGTATCAGCCAGAAATATATCGACTGACACACCGCATTCGCGAGCAAGCCCGCTCCCACAATGGATCTGTGTCGATCATTAGATAGCAGTGGCCTTGAGCCCGGCGAGCAACAACCGCTGGCCCAGTTCCTCTTTCAGTCCCTCGGGGCTCGCCAACTGCATCCGCTCCAAATGCTCGGGAAACGCCGAAGGCTCCGGCGCATCCAGCGCCGCCTTGCCCAATTCCAGAATCTCAGTGAGCTTGAACTTGCTCTTGAGCCAGTTCAGCGCCCGCAACAGGTCCCGCTCTACCCCGTCGAAATCACAACCCAGCGGATACTCCGGAAACAGATTCGAATGCCGTGCCTGGATGGCCTGCAAACGCTCGGAAGTGTTGTCAGCGAACCGCGGATCGAGGCGGAAATCCCTGGGCAACTTGCCGGCCTTTTGCGCTTGCTCGATCAGTCCCGGCTGGAAACGTGAATCGCTGATGTTCAAGAGTGCTTCGATCACTGCGGCATCGGTCTTGCCGCGCAGGTCGGCGATGCCATATTCGGTCACCACGATGTCCCGCAGGTGCCGGGGAATCGTGCAATGGCCGTACTCCCAGACGATGTTCGAGCTGATCTCGCCCCCCGCCTCGCGCCAGCTGCGCAACAGCAGAATCGAACGCCCGCCCTCCAGCGCATGGCCCTGGGCAACGAAGTTGTACTGCCCGCCCACGCCACTGAGTACCCGGCCGTCTTCCAATTGGTCGGCCACCCCTGCCCCCATCAGGGTCATGGTGAACACCGTGTTGATAAAGCGTGCATCGAGTCGCTGCAGGCGTTTGAGCTGCTCCTGGCCGTATAGCTCGTTGATGTAACTGATGCGGGTCATGTTGAATTCAACTCGGCGGCTCTGTGGCAACTCGCGCAAGCGCTCGTAAAAACTGCGCGGGCCGAGGAAGAACCCGCCATGTATACAGATGCCGTCCGGCTGCGCCGCCTCGTCGAGGGTGCCGGCGTTGGCCTGTTCCTGAGTCGGCTCGTCGGGGTAGACCTTGCGCCGGATGATCCCGGCATCCGCCAGCACCAGCAAACCGTTGACGAACATCTCACTGCAGCCGTACAGCCCTTTGACAAACGGCTCGACTCCGCCCTCGCGCTCGATCAGTTGCGCCCACTGGCTCAGGTTCAGGTCCGCCAGCAACGCCTGGTAGCCGGCGTTATCGGCCTGGCGCGCCAGCAGCGCCGCCGTCAACGCGTCGCCCATGGCACCGATGCCGATCTGCAGCGTCCCGCCGTCACGCACCAGGGTACTGGCGTGCAGGCCGATCAGATGATCCTGGAACCCCACCGGCATGTTCGGCGTGGAAAACAACGTGTGGCTGTCCTTCTCGTCGATCAGCAGGTCGAAAGCGTCGATGCCGATCTCCGCGTCCCCCGGCATGTAGGGCAAATCGCTGTGCACCTGGCCGACCAGGAGAATGGTCTCCCCGGCCGCGCGCCGCTTGGCGATCATCGGCAACAGGTCGAGGGTGATGTCCGGGTTGCAGCTCAGGCTCAGGCGATCGGGATGTTGCGGGTCGCTCGCCACCAGTTGCGCCACCAGGTTCAAGCCCGCAGCGTTGATGTCCCGGGCGGCGTGGCTGTAGTTGCTGCTGACATAATTCTGTTGAGCCGATGCACTGTGCAGCAGGCTGCCGGGCTGCATGAAAAACTGCTGGACGCGGATGTTGGCCGGCAGACTGTCGCGATGCAGGTCGGCGAGATAATCCAGTTCGGGGTAATCACCGAAGACCCGCTCGATAAAGGGCTCCAGGAAGCGCTTTTGCAAACCATCGCCCAGGTTCGGCCGGCCCAGGCTCAGGGCCGTGTAAATGGTCAGTTGGCGCTCGGGCAATTGCGCGATGCGTCGATACAGCGCGTTGGCAAACAGGTTGGGCTTGCCCAGCCCCAGGGGCATGCCAAGGTGAATATGCGCGGGCAGACGCTCGAGCACATCATCCACCGCCTGTTCGATTGAACACAACTGCACCATCCGACCCTCCAGGACATTCCATGAATGTGGGTTGGACCGAGCTTGCCGGGTCTTGGTTGCGATGACCAGCCCCTGGAAAAACACCAGGCACAAAAAAGCCGCTCGTAAGCGGCTTTTTTGTGAAGGATGCTGGCTCGTTACAGGCCGGACATCTCTTTGATGGCGCCCTTGAGTTCGTCATCCGAGCAATCGGCACAGGTACCTTTTGGCGGCATGGCGTTGACGCCGGTAATGGCCTTGGCCAGGATGCCGTCGAGACCGCCCTGGTGATCGGCGCGCTCTTTCCAGGCAGCCTTGTCACCGATTTTCGGAGCACCCAACAGGCCGGTGCCGTGGCAAGCATTGCAATGCTTTGCAATAACATCTTTCGGCGCCTTCGCACCGCCGCCGCCAGCCGAAGCTACGACTTCCATCCCCTTGCATTCCTTCCCCTGAACGCAGACCTGGCCGACCGGTTCAAGGCGCTTGGCGATTTCGTCGTTGGTCGCCGCTTGGGCACTGACTGCCCATAGGGCCAATACGGTTGCTGGTGCAGCCAGCATTTTCATAATTAGGTTCACGCGTACACCCTCAATGGTGGCTAGTCACGCCTGCGGCCACGGTTTGCAGGCGGGCGCAAGTATAGCGGTAAGGCCGTCACACGGGAACAACCCCAAAGACCTAAGGGTTTTGTTCGTCATGACAGCTCGACCTTCGGGCGCCTCCGCCAAATAGGCTCGGCGCCGCTTTTCTTAGAAATTGGCCGGCGTAGCTGCGCTGATCAGTCGCGCCGGCACATCGAACGGATTACGGAAACGGTGGGGCTTGGTGCTCTCGAAATAGTAGCTGTCGCCGGCTTCGAGCACGAAAGTTTCGACGCCGACCACCAACTCCAGCCGCCCCTCCACCAGAATCCCGGTTTCCTCGCCCTCATGGGTGAGCATCTCGTCACCGGTGTCGGCGCCAGGCGGATAGATTTCATTCAGGAAGGCAATCGCCCGGCTCGGGTGTGCCCTGCCCACCAGTTTCATGGTCACGGCGCCGTCGGAGATGTCGATCAGTTCGTTGGCTTTGTAGACGATCTGAGTCGGTTTCTCCTGAAGGATTTCTTCGGAGAAAAACTCGACCATGGACATGGGAATCCCGCCAAGGACCTTACGCAGCGAGCTGATCGAGGGGCTGACGCTGTTCTTCTCGATCATCGAAATAGTGCTGTTGGTGACGCCCGCGCGCTTGGCGAGTTCACGCTGGGAAAGGCCTTTGAGTTTACGAATGGATTGCAGTCGTTCACCGACGTCCAATGCTGGAGCCTCCAGGGAATCAGGTTGTGTGGAAAGTGACCGTTATCATGGCGACAGCGTTCAGTATTTACAACACTTTGACCCGAATCCTGTGCGGTGAAGCGACTTTCGGTAGGTGGCGCCTGGCGTCAGAGCCCGCAATAGAGCCGTGGCACCCGCCGCAGGTTGCAGAAAATCTGATAGGGAATCGTGTCAGCGGCCTTGGCCACGTCGCTGGCGAGGATGGTCTTGCCCCATAACTCCACCGTCGAACCGAGCCCGGCCTGGGGAATATCGGTCAAGTCGACGCACAGCATGTCCATCGACACCCGTCCGACCAGTTGGCTGCGCTGCCCGTCCACCAGCACCGGTGTGCCGCTGGGTGCCTGGCGTGGGTAGCCGTCGGCATACCCCATGGCGACCACCCCG includes:
- a CDS encoding cupin domain-containing protein, coding for MDVGERLQSIRKLKGLSQRELAKRAGVTNSTISMIEKNSVSPSISSLRKVLGGIPMSMVEFFSEEILQEKPTQIVYKANELIDISDGAVTMKLVGRAHPSRAIAFLNEIYPPGADTGDEMLTHEGEETGILVEGRLELVVGVETFVLEAGDSYYFESTKPHRFRNPFDVPARLISAATPANF
- a CDS encoding c-type cytochrome; protein product: MKMLAAPATVLALWAVSAQAATNDEIAKRLEPVGQVCVQGKECKGMEVVASAGGGGAKAPKDVIAKHCNACHGTGLLGAPKIGDKAAWKERADHQGGLDGILAKAITGVNAMPPKGTCADCSDDELKGAIKEMSGL
- a CDS encoding acetyl-CoA hydrolase/transferase C-terminal domain-containing protein; this translates as MVQLCSIEQAVDDVLERLPAHIHLGMPLGLGKPNLFANALYRRIAQLPERQLTIYTALSLGRPNLGDGLQKRFLEPFIERVFGDYPELDYLADLHRDSLPANIRVQQFFMQPGSLLHSASAQQNYVSSNYSHAARDINAAGLNLVAQLVASDPQHPDRLSLSCNPDITLDLLPMIAKRRAAGETILLVGQVHSDLPYMPGDAEIGIDAFDLLIDEKDSHTLFSTPNMPVGFQDHLIGLHASTLVRDGGTLQIGIGAMGDALTAALLARQADNAGYQALLADLNLSQWAQLIEREGGVEPFVKGLYGCSEMFVNGLLVLADAGIIRRKVYPDEPTQEQANAGTLDEAAQPDGICIHGGFFLGPRSFYERLRELPQSRRVEFNMTRISYINELYGQEQLKRLQRLDARFINTVFTMTLMGAGVADQLEDGRVLSGVGGQYNFVAQGHALEGGRSILLLRSWREAGGEISSNIVWEYGHCTIPRHLRDIVVTEYGIADLRGKTDAAVIEALLNISDSRFQPGLIEQAQKAGKLPRDFRLDPRFADNTSERLQAIQARHSNLFPEYPLGCDFDGVERDLLRALNWLKSKFKLTEILELGKAALDAPEPSAFPEHLERMQLASPEGLKEELGQRLLLAGLKATAI